Proteins from one Niallia circulans genomic window:
- a CDS encoding amidohydrolase has translation MGKTDVTDWLNEHEQFFTDMAKDIWEHPQVAYEETYAAEKQITALQNAGFSIKENAGGSSTAFVAEYGTGKPVIGILGEYDALPGLSQKVSPIRAEIVANGPGHGCGHNLLGTAGVAAVMALKDKMAAENLAGTIRYYGCPAEEVLSGKTFMARSGLFNDLDCALTWHPGTANMTSNFSMQAMVSIKFHFTGIAAHAAGAPHAGRSALDAVEIMNIGSNYLREHILDGSRIHYVITNGGLAPNIVPDTSTVWYYIRAATKEQVDELLVRVKKCADGAALMTETAVSSEILAFAYETLPNDRLNDVMLKNMEENPLNFTEEEKEFANEIIASIDPKIVEVSKKRITAFTDELLPTVSINDPKLKGVSVGGSTDVGDVSWITPVGQVTTTCAPVGVQAHSWQATASYGSSIGFKGMHLAAKTMALTLYDLLQDQSIIKEAKEEFTILAAAKPYVPGIPANVMPPNQVKELVHE, from the coding sequence ATGGGCAAAACAGATGTGACGGACTGGCTGAATGAGCACGAACAATTCTTTACAGACATGGCAAAGGATATTTGGGAACACCCGCAGGTAGCTTATGAGGAGACGTATGCTGCAGAAAAGCAAATAACAGCCCTTCAAAATGCCGGCTTTTCGATTAAAGAAAATGCTGGCGGATCGAGTACCGCTTTTGTGGCAGAGTATGGGACTGGTAAGCCTGTTATTGGTATATTGGGAGAATATGATGCATTGCCAGGCCTTTCTCAAAAGGTTTCACCAATTCGTGCTGAAATCGTCGCAAACGGGCCAGGTCATGGCTGTGGTCACAATCTTTTAGGAACAGCAGGTGTCGCAGCAGTGATGGCATTAAAGGACAAAATGGCAGCTGAAAATCTTGCAGGCACAATCCGCTACTATGGCTGTCCTGCCGAAGAAGTACTGTCAGGAAAGACCTTCATGGCAAGAAGCGGTTTGTTTAACGACCTGGATTGCGCCTTAACCTGGCATCCTGGAACAGCTAATATGACATCAAACTTCAGCATGCAGGCAATGGTTTCTATTAAATTTCATTTCACAGGCATTGCTGCACACGCTGCTGGTGCACCTCATGCGGGAAGAAGCGCCTTGGATGCGGTCGAAATAATGAATATTGGTTCTAATTATTTGCGTGAACATATATTAGATGGTTCAAGAATTCATTATGTCATCACAAATGGAGGGCTTGCTCCGAATATTGTCCCAGATACAAGCACAGTTTGGTATTATATCCGTGCTGCTACAAAGGAGCAGGTCGATGAACTGCTTGTTAGGGTTAAGAAATGTGCGGATGGAGCTGCTTTAATGACAGAAACAGCTGTAAGCTCAGAAATACTAGCATTTGCCTATGAAACATTGCCAAATGACAGATTAAATGATGTGATGCTAAAGAATATGGAGGAAAACCCGTTAAACTTTACAGAGGAAGAGAAGGAGTTTGCTAATGAGATTATTGCTTCAATCGATCCGAAGATTGTAGAAGTATCCAAAAAGCGAATCACTGCCTTTACAGATGAACTTCTTCCAACAGTTAGTATTAACGATCCGAAATTGAAGGGAGTATCTGTCGGCGGATCAACAGACGTTGGCGATGTTAGCTGGATTACACCTGTTGGCCAAGTGACAACAACTTGTGCACCAGTCGGCGTGCAAGCACACTCCTGGCAAGCAACTGCTTCTTATGGAAGTTCGATCGGTTTTAAAGGCATGCACTTGGCTGCCAAAACAATGGCGTTAACGCTGTATGATTTATTGCAGGATCAATCGATAATAAAGGAAGCGAAAGAAGAGTTTACAATATTAGCAGCAGCCAAACCTTATGTCCCTGGAATCCCAGCTAATGTTATGCCTCCGAATCAAGTGAAAGAGCTTGTACATGAATGA
- the map gene encoding type I methionyl aminopeptidase — MIHIKTKEQIEKMKKAGEILADCHKEISKLIKPGITTLEIDRFAEEYITKRGATPEQKGYHGYPFATCASVNDVICHGFPNKTSLKNGDIVTIDMVVNLDGWLADSAWSYAVGTISDEAQNLLKTTEEALYKGIEQAVVGNRVGDISHAVQSYAESKGYSVVRDFVGHAIGRNMHEEPQIPHYGPPNLGRRLKEGMVITIEPMLNTGMYHAKVDLDGWTARTVDGSLSAQYEHTLAITADGPVILTKQ; from the coding sequence TTGATTCATATAAAAACGAAGGAGCAAATCGAAAAGATGAAAAAAGCTGGGGAAATCCTTGCTGATTGCCATAAGGAAATCAGCAAATTGATAAAACCTGGCATTACTACTCTTGAGATTGATAGATTTGCAGAAGAATATATTACGAAAAGAGGTGCAACTCCTGAGCAAAAGGGCTATCATGGCTATCCTTTTGCAACATGTGCTTCGGTCAATGATGTGATTTGCCATGGCTTTCCAAATAAAACCTCTTTAAAAAACGGTGATATTGTCACAATTGATATGGTCGTCAATTTAGATGGCTGGCTGGCTGATTCTGCGTGGTCCTATGCAGTTGGAACCATTTCTGATGAAGCGCAAAATTTGCTAAAGACAACAGAAGAGGCTTTATATAAAGGGATTGAGCAAGCGGTTGTCGGCAACAGAGTCGGAGATATTTCCCATGCTGTTCAAAGCTATGCTGAATCAAAGGGCTATTCGGTCGTACGTGATTTTGTCGGTCATGCAATCGGCAGAAATATGCATGAAGAACCACAAATTCCTCATTATGGTCCTCCAAACTTAGGGAGAAGATTAAAAGAGGGTATGGTTATTACGATTGAGCCAATGCTTAATACAGGGATGTATCATGCTAAAGTCGATTTAGACGGATGGACAGCACGAACTGTAGACGGCAGTCTATCTGCACAGTATGAGCATACTTTAGCCATTACTGCTGATGGACCAGTAATATTAACAAAGCAATAA
- a CDS encoding pyrimidine-nucleoside phosphorylase: MRMVDLIEKKRDGRELTEEEISFIINGYTDGTIPDYQISAFTMAVFFQGMTEKERADLTMAMVHSGDVIDLSAIDGIKVDKHSTGGVGDTTTLVLGPLVAAVGVPVAKMSGRGLGHTGGTIDKLEAVQGFHVEIDKEEFIKLVNKNKVAVIGQSGNLTPADKKLYALRDVTATVNSIPLIASSIMSKKIAAGADAICLDVKTGAGAFMKSLDDSRELAEAMVRIGNNVGRKTMAIISDMSQPLGYAIGNALEVKEAIDTLKGQGPKDLAELCLTLGSQMVYLAEKAESIEAARELLEEAIKSGKALETFKLFLESQGGDASVVDNPERLPQAPFKLELPAKASGYVAEITADSIGTAAMILGAGRATKESEIDLSVGLVLNKKIGDKVEAGESLVTIYSNTENIDDVKQRLYEHIKVIDKKVDAPELIYEVITG; the protein is encoded by the coding sequence ATGCGAATGGTTGATTTAATTGAGAAAAAACGTGATGGACGCGAATTGACGGAAGAGGAAATTTCTTTCATTATTAATGGCTATACGGATGGTACAATACCTGATTACCAAATCAGTGCATTCACAATGGCAGTGTTTTTCCAAGGCATGACAGAAAAGGAACGAGCCGATTTAACAATGGCAATGGTTCATTCTGGCGATGTCATCGACCTGTCAGCAATTGACGGTATTAAAGTTGACAAGCATTCTACAGGCGGTGTTGGCGATACGACTACACTTGTTCTTGGTCCTTTAGTGGCAGCTGTCGGCGTTCCAGTCGCGAAAATGAGTGGACGCGGACTTGGTCATACTGGCGGAACGATCGATAAACTAGAAGCTGTTCAAGGCTTCCATGTTGAAATCGATAAAGAGGAATTTATTAAACTAGTAAATAAAAATAAGGTGGCTGTTATTGGGCAAAGCGGTAACTTAACTCCTGCTGACAAGAAATTGTACGCGTTAAGGGATGTTACTGCCACTGTTAATAGTATCCCACTTATCGCAAGCAGTATTATGAGTAAAAAAATCGCTGCAGGTGCTGATGCGATTTGCCTTGATGTAAAAACGGGTGCGGGAGCATTCATGAAATCATTGGATGATTCAAGGGAGCTTGCAGAAGCGATGGTACGAATCGGTAATAATGTCGGCCGTAAAACGATGGCGATTATATCAGACATGAGCCAGCCGCTTGGATATGCAATTGGCAATGCACTTGAAGTAAAGGAAGCAATTGATACATTAAAAGGCCAAGGGCCAAAAGATTTAGCGGAGCTATGCCTTACGCTTGGGTCTCAAATGGTATATTTGGCAGAAAAGGCAGAAAGTATCGAAGCAGCAAGAGAATTGTTGGAAGAAGCAATCAAGAGTGGAAAAGCTTTGGAAACATTCAAGCTCTTCTTGGAATCACAAGGCGGCGATGCTAGTGTTGTCGATAATCCTGAGCGTCTCCCGCAAGCTCCATTCAAGCTGGAACTTCCAGCGAAAGCGTCAGGCTATGTAGCAGAAATTACAGCTGACAGTATCGGTACAGCAGCAATGATTCTTGGTGCTGGCAGAGCGACAAAGGAATCAGAAATTGACCTCTCTGTTGGATTGGTTCTTAACAAAAAAATCGGTGACAAGGTGGAAGCAGGCGAATCGCTTGTGACCATTTACAGCAATACAGAAAATATTGACGATGTGAAGCAAAGATTATATGAGCATATTAAAGTCATCGACAAAAAAGTCGACGCTCCAGAATTGATATATGAAGTAATTACTGGCTGA